The Candidatus Dormiibacterota bacterium genome has a window encoding:
- a CDS encoding histone deacetylase gives MKKSEPVAFVFHEDCLGHSNGAGHPERPERIAAIRDHLKRHGLLDRLLVIRPEPCPIDLIARVHTREHIESIRRACERAPVQLDPDTAVSSGSWNAALLSAGGAVAACDAVVSGTARAAFVCTRPPGHHAESDRAMGFCLFNNIAVAARHLQERHRLGRVLIVDWDVHHGNGTQHMFEDDDSVFYFSTHQYPFYPGTGSARESGTGRGAGHTLNYPMLAGSGDEEYIQVFREVLRPEIDRVQPEAILISAGFDAHRDDPLAGMAVTEKGYAAMTTILKEAADRHCDGRIVSLLEGGYNLEALGASVEAHLRALGAFNGPARREPVS, from the coding sequence GTGAAGAAGAGCGAGCCGGTCGCCTTCGTCTTCCACGAGGACTGCCTCGGGCACTCGAACGGGGCCGGGCATCCCGAGCGCCCGGAGCGCATCGCGGCGATCCGGGATCATCTGAAGAGACACGGTCTCCTCGACCGGCTGCTCGTCATCCGACCCGAGCCCTGCCCCATCGACCTCATCGCGCGCGTCCACACCCGCGAACACATCGAGTCGATCCGCCGGGCCTGCGAGCGGGCCCCCGTGCAGCTCGACCCCGACACCGCCGTCTCCTCCGGGTCGTGGAACGCGGCCCTGCTGTCGGCCGGGGGCGCCGTGGCGGCGTGCGACGCGGTCGTGTCGGGGACGGCGCGCGCCGCGTTCGTGTGCACCCGGCCGCCCGGGCACCACGCCGAAAGCGACCGCGCCATGGGCTTCTGTCTGTTCAACAACATCGCGGTCGCCGCGCGGCACCTTCAAGAGAGGCACCGGCTGGGGCGCGTCCTGATCGTCGACTGGGACGTGCACCACGGCAACGGCACGCAGCACATGTTCGAGGACGACGACAGCGTCTTTTATTTCAGCACGCACCAGTACCCGTTCTACCCCGGGACCGGCTCGGCCCGCGAGAGCGGCACCGGGCGCGGCGCGGGCCACACCCTGAACTACCCGATGCTCGCCGGCTCGGGGGACGAGGAGTACATCCAGGTGTTCCGGGAAGTGCTGCGCCCGGAGATCGACCGCGTGCAGCCCGAGGCGATCCTGATCTCCGCTGGGTTCGACGCGCACCGCGACGACCCGCTGGCCGGCATGGCCGTGACCGAGAAGGGGTACGCCGCCATGACCACGATCCTGAAGGAGGCCGCGGACAGGCACTGCGACGGCCGGATCGTTTCGCTCCTGGAGGGGGGCTACAACCTGGAGGCGCTCGGCGCCTCCGTCGAGGCGCACCTGCGCGCCCTGGGCGCCTTCAACGGACCGGCTCGCCGGGAGCCAGTGTCCTGA
- a CDS encoding phosphodiester glycosidase family protein: MMTVAVAGVPAERPSPPGAAEQKKQPAQAWNPLEPGLDLGEFPATHPSERGDSIVRVLRVDPNRFDLRLMNASAPDQERALTARDWCVRGGLVAAINASMYQTDHRTSVSLMKTTTHVNNPRLSKDRTILAFDRLDASVPSVSLIDRDCDDFETLRGKYGTLVQSIRMISCRGTNVWTQQPQRWSTAAIGRDGRGRILFIHARSPYSTHDLIDILLELPLGLARAMYVEGGPEAQLYVNSGGLEREWVGGDENRRAWPVPNVIGIARRAAR; encoded by the coding sequence AGCAGCCGGCCCAGGCCTGGAACCCGCTCGAGCCGGGTCTCGATCTGGGAGAGTTCCCGGCCACGCACCCCTCCGAGCGCGGCGACTCGATCGTGAGGGTCCTGCGCGTCGATCCGAATCGTTTCGACCTCCGTCTCATGAACGCGTCCGCCCCGGATCAGGAGCGGGCGCTGACCGCGAGGGACTGGTGTGTGCGCGGCGGCCTGGTGGCGGCCATCAACGCCAGCATGTACCAGACCGACCACCGCACCAGCGTGTCGCTGATGAAGACGACGACACACGTCAACAACCCGCGCCTGTCGAAGGATCGCACCATCCTGGCCTTCGATCGCCTCGACGCCTCGGTGCCGTCCGTCTCGCTCATCGACCGGGACTGCGACGACTTCGAGACCCTGAGGGGCAAGTACGGCACCCTCGTGCAGAGCATCCGGATGATCTCCTGCCGGGGGACGAACGTCTGGACGCAGCAGCCGCAGCGCTGGAGCACGGCGGCGATCGGCCGGGACGGGCGCGGGCGCATCCTGTTCATCCACGCGCGCTCGCCCTACAGCACGCACGATCTGATCGACATCCTGCTGGAGCTGCCGCTGGGTCTCGCGCGCGCCATGTACGTCGAGGGGGGGCCCGAGGCGCAGCTGTACGTAAACAGCGGGGGGCTCGAGCGCGAGTGGGTCGGCGGCGACGAGAATCGCCGCGCCTGGCCGGTGCCGAACGTGATCGGGATCGCGCGCCGGGCGGCCCGCTGA
- a CDS encoding pitrilysin family protein — protein MRRRLVPLAVPLAALLGVLPAGAADSKEKKTMKPISNPAAGSPLRTSLLPSPSSPLIAFRIQFRCGAINDPAGKEGLNVLTAMTIAQGGTKDLTYKEVTERLYPMAATIDAMADKEVTTFIGSVHRDHAKAYYDLLTSVLLRPRFDESDFKRSRDDLVAAIETNLRGNEDEGLGKATLDWTMYRGHPYRNLDIGTVQGLKSITLDDLKAHYRKFYTQGNVVLGVAGGYPDGMIESLKTDFATLPQGAPPLVALPKPKPLSGMEVTLVEKPAPATAISIGFPIGVTRADKDFYALLVANSYLGEHRTFNGRLMNKMRGDRGLNYGDYSYTENFIQDGGSTFPLTNIPRRQQFFSIWIRPVPPVNALFALRQATRELKMLVDRGLSAQDFEATRKYLLNYSRLWAQDQSRRLGYQLDSEFYGTKFFIDRVQEELARLKLEDVNAAVKRHLQAANLAVAIVTENAAALKETLLSGKPTPITYQTPTTSEALLKEDKEIESFRLPLNRERLLIVKAQELFEK, from the coding sequence ATGAGGCGGCGCCTGGTGCCGCTCGCCGTCCCCCTCGCCGCGCTTCTCGGCGTCCTCCCTGCGGGGGCGGCGGACTCGAAGGAGAAGAAGACGATGAAGCCGATCTCGAATCCGGCCGCCGGCTCGCCGCTCAGGACGAGTCTCCTGCCGAGTCCCTCTTCGCCTCTCATCGCGTTCCGCATCCAGTTCCGCTGCGGGGCGATCAACGACCCGGCGGGAAAGGAAGGGCTGAACGTCCTCACGGCGATGACCATCGCCCAGGGGGGGACGAAGGACCTGACCTACAAGGAAGTGACCGAGCGCCTGTACCCCATGGCCGCGACCATCGACGCCATGGCGGACAAGGAGGTCACCACCTTCATCGGCAGCGTGCACCGCGACCACGCGAAGGCGTATTACGACCTTCTCACGTCGGTGCTGCTGCGCCCGCGCTTCGACGAGAGCGACTTCAAGCGCAGCCGCGACGACCTGGTGGCCGCCATCGAGACCAACCTGCGAGGCAACGAAGACGAAGGGCTGGGGAAGGCGACCCTCGACTGGACGATGTACCGGGGGCACCCGTACAGAAACCTCGACATCGGCACGGTGCAGGGGCTCAAGTCGATCACGCTCGACGACCTGAAGGCGCACTATCGGAAGTTCTACACGCAGGGGAACGTCGTCCTGGGAGTCGCGGGCGGATATCCCGACGGCATGATCGAGTCGCTGAAGACGGACTTCGCCACTCTGCCCCAGGGGGCGCCGCCACTCGTGGCGCTTCCGAAGCCGAAGCCGCTCTCGGGCATGGAGGTGACCCTGGTCGAGAAGCCCGCCCCGGCGACGGCGATCTCGATCGGTTTCCCGATCGGCGTGACGCGCGCCGACAAGGACTTCTACGCTCTTCTGGTGGCGAATTCGTACCTCGGCGAGCACCGCACCTTCAACGGCCGGCTGATGAACAAGATGCGCGGCGATCGCGGTCTCAACTACGGAGACTACTCGTACACCGAGAACTTCATCCAGGACGGCGGCAGCACCTTCCCGCTCACGAACATCCCGCGCCGGCAGCAGTTCTTCAGCATCTGGATCCGCCCGGTTCCGCCCGTCAATGCCCTGTTCGCGCTGCGTCAGGCGACGCGCGAGCTGAAGATGCTCGTGGACCGCGGCCTCAGCGCGCAGGACTTCGAGGCGACCCGCAAGTACCTCCTGAACTACTCGCGTCTGTGGGCGCAGGACCAGAGCCGCCGGCTCGGCTACCAGCTGGACTCGGAGTTCTACGGCACGAAGTTCTTCATCGACCGGGTCCAGGAGGAGCTGGCGCGTCTGAAGCTCGAGGACGTCAACGCCGCCGTCAAGCGCCATCTGCAGGCGGCGAACCTGGCGGTCGCCATCGTCACCGAGAACGCCGCGGCCCTGAAGGAGACGCTCCTGTCCGGAAAGCCGACGCCGATCACCTACCAGACCCCGACCACGAGCGAGGCGCTCCTCAAGGAGGACAAGGAGATCGAGTCGTTCCGTCTCCCCCTGAACCGGGAGCGCCTGCTGATCGTCAAGGCGCAGGAGCTGTTCGAGAAGTAG
- a CDS encoding pitrilysin family protein, with protein sequence MSDLLKLLAALGVVVLGTRLSAWGEEMPKGGSKVFPYPVNVTVLENGLKVIAVPFDSPGLVAYWTVVRAGSRNEIEPGKSGFAHFFEHMMFRGTEAYPKDKYNAILKELGADHNAFTTDDYTAYHVLAPATGLETIMTIESDRFKNLKYTVEDFKKEAGAVLGEYNKNASNPFQTLNEKIRDTAFTTHTYKHTTIGFLRDVKDMPNQYEYSLQFFDRYYRPENCSLLVVGDVDPNRLVELARKNYGSWKRGSYQVEIPDEPPQAEGKRTEVDWPNPTQPYLYVGYHGPAFSDTQIDMPALDLVSQLLFSDAAPLYQKLVNDEQEVDLLFGAASDHRDPYLFEIAARVKKPERVAYVESTITAAIEDLKETPIAADRLDKVKSHLKYSYAMGLNTAGSVARGLAHYIALTGDPEAVNRVYAIYDRVTPEDVRAAARKYFVSSGRTAVTLSHREGAAGGAPGGAGAAVAAR encoded by the coding sequence ATGTCCGACCTGCTGAAGCTTCTTGCCGCCCTGGGCGTGGTCGTCCTGGGCACGCGACTCTCCGCCTGGGGCGAGGAGATGCCGAAGGGCGGATCGAAGGTCTTCCCGTACCCCGTCAACGTCACCGTCCTCGAAAACGGACTCAAGGTGATCGCGGTGCCGTTCGACAGCCCCGGCCTCGTCGCCTACTGGACCGTCGTGCGCGCCGGGTCGCGCAACGAGATCGAACCCGGCAAGTCGGGATTCGCGCACTTCTTCGAGCACATGATGTTCCGCGGCACCGAGGCTTATCCCAAGGACAAATACAACGCCATCCTGAAGGAGCTTGGCGCGGATCACAACGCCTTCACGACCGACGACTACACGGCCTATCACGTGCTGGCTCCCGCCACGGGCCTCGAGACGATCATGACGATCGAGTCGGACCGGTTCAAAAACCTGAAATATACCGTCGAGGACTTCAAGAAGGAGGCCGGCGCCGTCCTGGGCGAGTACAACAAGAACGCCTCGAACCCGTTCCAGACGCTGAACGAGAAGATCCGCGACACCGCCTTCACCACGCACACGTACAAGCACACGACAATCGGCTTCCTGCGCGATGTAAAGGACATGCCGAACCAGTATGAATACAGTCTGCAATTCTTCGATCGCTACTACCGGCCCGAGAACTGCTCGCTTCTGGTGGTGGGGGACGTCGATCCGAACAGACTGGTCGAGCTGGCGCGCAAGAACTACGGCTCGTGGAAGCGCGGCTCCTACCAGGTCGAGATCCCCGACGAGCCGCCCCAGGCGGAGGGGAAGCGGACCGAGGTGGACTGGCCGAACCCGACTCAGCCGTACCTTTATGTCGGCTACCACGGACCGGCGTTCTCCGACACGCAAATCGACATGCCGGCTCTCGACCTGGTCTCACAGCTCCTGTTTTCGGACGCGGCCCCGCTGTACCAGAAGCTGGTGAACGACGAGCAGGAAGTCGATCTGCTGTTCGGCGCGGCGTCCGACCACCGCGACCCGTACCTGTTCGAGATCGCGGCGCGCGTCAAGAAGCCGGAGCGCGTCGCCTATGTCGAATCGACCATCACCGCGGCGATCGAGGATCTGAAAGAGACGCCGATCGCCGCCGACCGCCTCGACAAGGTGAAGTCCCACTTGAAATATTCCTACGCGATGGGTCTGAACACGGCCGGCTCCGTGGCACGCGGTCTGGCCCACTACATCGCCCTGACGGGCGACCCCGAGGCGGTCAACCGGGTGTATGCGATCTACGATCGGGTCACGCCGGAGGACGTGCGGGCGGCGGCGCGCAAGTACTTCGTGAGCAGCGGCCGCACCGCCGTGACGCTGAGCCACAGGGAGGGGGCGGCCGGGGGCGCTCCGGGTGGAGCGGGCGCGGCCGTGGCGGCCCGATGA